The genomic window GTGAGCAGATTGAACGGATCATTCCAGATCAGGATGCCGATCAATGCCGTCAACGCCGTCCCCACTCCAGACCAGATGGCATAAGCCAGGCTTAGAGGTATGGTGCGAAGGCTGATCGATAAGCAGTAAAAAGCCAGGCCCATTCCAAGCACCACTCCGATCGACGGCAGCACACTGCTGAAACCATTGGAGAGCTTAAGCATAGTCGTACCGAAGATTTCCGACATAATAGCGATGCTTAGCGCGAAGTAACCTCTCATCTCTACACCCCCGTTGACAGCTTCAGCAGAATCACACCGCCGATGATGAGGATTAAGCCTGCTATTTTTCGCACATTCAGACGTTCCTTATAGACCAGTACACCAACCAGTGCGGTTAACGCCGTTCCTACGCCGGACCAGATGGCATAAGCTGTCCCTAGAGGGATCTCCTTCAGCGCCAGCGACAGATTGAAGAACGCCAGCCCCATGCCGGCGGCCACCGCTATGGAGGGAAGCAGCTTTTTGAACCCGTTCGATGCCTTCAGCATGGAGCTGCCGAAGACCTCGCTCACAATGGCTAACGCTAATAACATATAAGCATTCAATGGATTGCCTCCTAACTCATGACCCTGACAAAAGTCCCCGGATATAGCAGCTTAGCTCCCTGGCAGTCTGCTCGTGCGCCGGCAGGCCCGGATGGGTCCGTGCTCCCATCGTTTCATTCGTCACATTCGGCAGCTGGAACACCGACACGTTCTTGTCGCCCGTAGACTTCATGTATTCATCCACTGCACGGTAGATCGCCGGCATCAGGGAGAGGCCCAGCATGCCATACACCCAGAGAAGATGCGCCCCGGGGTTATAGCTTCTCAGCTTCGCCAGGAACCTCGTAACCGCGGCCTCGAAGGCGGCCAGATCCTCCTCATGATAGCTTCCGTCTTCATTCAGCCGCTGCTTATAGATGCGCCCGGTGTCCTCATCCAGCCATTCCGGGGAGTTGAACGCGCCGTCATCATTGGTGCCCAGGTTAACTACTACCACATCCGGCTGCCAGGCCGCAAAATCATTCATCGCATGCGCCCCGAGCGCTTCATTACGGGGACCGGTCAGCAGACCGCAGACCTGCTCGTAGATGTCAGGGATATTGCCTCCAGGATTGTTGTCCCAGCTGGAGAGCACTCCCCAGCCGCTCTGCGAGATCACCCTGAATTCGGCCTGCACGGCCCCGGCAGTTATCGCTGTGTAGTTATGAACGCCGCTGAACCAGGCAGGAATCCAGTCCTCTTCACTTTTGGCGCCAATGACACCCTCACCTGATGTGATACTGTCACCGATGAACTCCAGCCGGAACGGCTTCGCTTCAACAGGCAGGAAGCTGCCGTCAGTGCGGACCGCATGGAACTGGAGATAGGCGCCGGGATCGCCGCTCATCGCCTGAACCTCTTTTACAATCCGGATATTCTTCACCCGCTCAGGGCTCATTCCTCTGAATATGCAGACCCAGTGCCTTCCGGCATTCACCATCTGTCTGCTGACGGGAACGGAGTTGATCAGCACACTGATCCAGGACTCGTGATGATCGTAGCCGGACTCCACTTCAAGCCACAGCTCGGAGGCCTGGAGGTTCACTTCTATCGCACTGCCCGTCCAGAATAACGTCAGAGGGTTAAGCGCTCCGGTCGTTCTGCCATGAATCTTCAAGTGCTTGATCTCTGTCAAAGGCTGTACCTGTAACTGCAAATGCGAATTGTAGCTCATTCTATTCCCTCCAGTTTGCTGGCAATCGAGAAGCTGCGGACCTTCATCCACTTTCCGCCTACCCATTCGTCAACGGTGCCCTTCCGCGTTCTGACACAGAACTTATGCGAGGTACCGCGGTCAAAGCCCGTTGCTTCATATAACAGGTCCTCGCCCTGCTGTCCCTTGAAATACACCTGCTTCAGGCCGAGTCTGTTCAATAGCTCCTGCTTCACACTGTCTGTATATTGGCGTGAGAATTCTTTTGTCATCATTGTCCTCCTGCTTGGTTTATCAACGGTTCAACTTCCCGGATGCTTCTTAGAGAATAACGTATATGCGGCGAATTTTCACCTTTATTTTTCACCAAACTGCCCTTAAATCCGGTTGATTTTGAACTCGGCCCTGTAATAGAATTAATGGATTATATAGAAAAGGATGCGCATACGCAATGCCTTATAAGGAATCACGTTCTCTTCGAAAAAGGTCGATTCTGTTCTTCTCGCTGATCATGCTCGTGAAGAGTTATTTCGCCTGGTATTACCTGTTCGAGGACGGTCCGACCTGGACCACCTGGCTGAAGGAAATCCCGTTCGTGCTGCTGCTGTTCTGTCTCATTGAATGGTTCGCCACGAGGCATAAGGTCGCCATCTATCTGATCGTCAATCTGCTCATTACCGTCCTGTTCTTCTCTCTCATCGTCTATCATAATCATTTTGGAATGATTGCTACGTCCCAAGTCTTCGGTCAGGTCAAGCAGGTAGGCGCCGTCAAAAAAAGTATATTCGCCGTCGTGCATCCGCAATATATGCTTATCTTCGTCGATATCATTATCATCAGCCTGATTATGCTCAGACGCAAAAAAGCGCTGGCCTGGAAGCATTCCATGTCCCGTCCCAGCAACCGCAAGGCGGTAGCTATCCTGTTCTGCATCTCGCTTATGCTGTGCATGATGAATATCTTTCCCAACAAAGCCAGTATGAATGAGAACGTCAAGGCAGAGCAAATGGGCATTCTCAATTATGAAGCCTACGCCCTGCTGCGTGAACCTGCCGAGGAGCCTATGGACCCTGCGCAGATCTCCCAGGCCGGCATTGACATGACGAAGGGTATCCAGCCTGTCGCCCAGCCGGTGATGTTCGGGGCCGCCAAGGGAAAGAACCTGATCATCCTGCAAATGGAATCGCTCCAGAACTTCCTGATCAATCTGTCGGTGGACGGAACCGAAATCACGCCGAATCTGAATAAGCTTGCCGGTGAGAGCTACTACTTCCCGCGCTTCTTTCAGCAGGTAGGCCAGGGCAATACTTCCGATGCCGAATTCATCGTCAACACTTCCTTTTATGTGCCGCCGGATGGTCCGGCCACAGATAAGTATGCTCCGAAGGAGCTGCCGAGTCTGCCGAAGCTGCTGGAGGCACAGGGCTACGACACTGCAACTTTTCATACCAACAATGTGGAGTTCTGGAACCGCGGGGAGCTGTATAAGGCACTGGGCTTCAATCAATATTACGACAAAACCTATTTCGGCGAAGAGGATGCAGTCTTCTACGGCTCCTCAGATGAAGTCCTGTACAGGAAGACCTCTGCAGAGCTTGCGCGTATGGATCAGCGTGAACAGCCCTTCTATGCTCATGTAATCTCAATGTCGTCACATAATCCGTTCTCGATTCCAGAGAGCAAATACAAGATGACCCTGCCGGAGCGTTACGAGGGAACGCTGGTCGGCGACTATATCCGGGCTGAGAACTATGCGGATTATGCGCTGGGCCAGTTCATAGAGGAGCTTAAGAGCAGCGGTGTGTGGGATAACAGCGTGGTGGTCCTCTACGGCGATCACCGGGGACTCCCGATCTTCTCACTGAAGGATGGGGATAAAGTCCTGCTGCAGGAAATCCTGGAGCATGATTATAATGAGCGTGATCTCATTAATGTCCCATTCATTATCTCCGCCACCGGTGTTACGACACCGGCACTGAAGGAGCAATTAGGCGGCCAGGTGGACATTCTTCCTACTGTCTCTAATCTGCTCGGTGTCCCGCTGGACTATCATATCCACTTCGGACAGGATTTGCTTAATCAGACAACATACAACCTGCTGCCGCAGCGCTATTATCTGCCTACGGGTTCCTTCGTTAATAATGAAGAGCTGTTTCTGTCCGGCAGCGGGTTCGAGGACGGCCAGCATTACACCCTGTCCGGTGACGGAACGGATCTGACTCAATCGACGGAGGATGAATTCACCCGGGCGCTGGAGC from Paenibacillus sp. FSL H8-0048 includes these protein-coding regions:
- a CDS encoding DMT family transporter yields the protein MRGYFALSIAIMSEIFGTTMLKLSNGFSSVLPSIGVVLGMGLAFYCLSISLRTIPLSLAYAIWSGVGTALTALIGILIWNDPFNLLTGISLLIIIGGLVLLNSPDKAVRESTPEMSRKESSE
- a CDS encoding DMT family transporter, whose amino-acid sequence is MNAYMLLALAIVSEVFGSSMLKASNGFKKLLPSIAVAAGMGLAFFNLSLALKEIPLGTAYAIWSGVGTALTALVGVLVYKERLNVRKIAGLILIIGGVILLKLSTGV
- a CDS encoding SGNH/GDSL hydrolase family protein, translating into MSYNSHLQLQVQPLTEIKHLKIHGRTTGALNPLTLFWTGSAIEVNLQASELWLEVESGYDHHESWISVLINSVPVSRQMVNAGRHWVCIFRGMSPERVKNIRIVKEVQAMSGDPGAYLQFHAVRTDGSFLPVEAKPFRLEFIGDSITSGEGVIGAKSEEDWIPAWFSGVHNYTAITAGAVQAEFRVISQSGWGVLSSWDNNPGGNIPDIYEQVCGLLTGPRNEALGAHAMNDFAAWQPDVVVVNLGTNDDGAFNSPEWLDEDTGRIYKQRLNEDGSYHEEDLAAFEAAVTRFLAKLRSYNPGAHLLWVYGMLGLSLMPAIYRAVDEYMKSTGDKNVSVFQLPNVTNETMGARTHPGLPAHEQTARELSCYIRGLLSGS
- a CDS encoding LTA synthase family protein, whose protein sequence is MPYKESRSLRKRSILFFSLIMLVKSYFAWYYLFEDGPTWTTWLKEIPFVLLLFCLIEWFATRHKVAIYLIVNLLITVLFFSLIVYHNHFGMIATSQVFGQVKQVGAVKKSIFAVVHPQYMLIFVDIIIISLIMLRRKKALAWKHSMSRPSNRKAVAILFCISLMLCMMNIFPNKASMNENVKAEQMGILNYEAYALLREPAEEPMDPAQISQAGIDMTKGIQPVAQPVMFGAAKGKNLIILQMESLQNFLINLSVDGTEITPNLNKLAGESYYFPRFFQQVGQGNTSDAEFIVNTSFYVPPDGPATDKYAPKELPSLPKLLEAQGYDTATFHTNNVEFWNRGELYKALGFNQYYDKTYFGEEDAVFYGSSDEVLYRKTSAELARMDQREQPFYAHVISMSSHNPFSIPESKYKMTLPERYEGTLVGDYIRAENYADYALGQFIEELKSSGVWDNSVVVLYGDHRGLPIFSLKDGDKVLLQEILEHDYNERDLINVPFIISATGVTTPALKEQLGGQVDILPTVSNLLGVPLDYHIHFGQDLLNQTTYNLLPQRYYLPTGSFVNNEELFLSGSGFEDGQHYTLSGDGTDLTQSTEDEFTRALELLRMSDSYVTQLRDRPVEDEPMSE